In the Campylobacter sp. RM6914 genome, one interval contains:
- a CDS encoding ribonuclease HII: protein MNKICGIDEAGRGALAGCMAVAACVLKCEIKGLNDSKQLTEKKREELFEQIVANSNFLITYFSNKQIDTLGLSECLRRALNLFKLHFSEYEILYDGNANYGTGIKTMIKADGKISEVSAASILAKVSRDRLMRAWDKIYPSYGYALHKGYGTKAHINAIQNLGENELLRKSFTLKKVENSLFEDTSLY from the coding sequence ATGAATAAAATTTGTGGGATTGACGAAGCGGGACGGGGAGCGCTTGCAGGATGTATGGCGGTTGCCGCTTGCGTGCTAAAATGCGAGATAAAAGGACTAAATGATTCAAAACAACTAACCGAGAAAAAACGTGAAGAGTTATTTGAGCAAATCGTGGCAAATTCAAATTTCTTAATCACCTACTTTTCAAACAAACAGATCGACACTTTGGGTCTTAGTGAGTGTTTGCGCCGTGCTTTAAATTTATTTAAACTACATTTTAGCGAGTATGAAATTTTATACGACGGCAACGCAAACTACGGCACCGGCATAAAAACGATGATAAAAGCCGACGGTAAAATCTCAGAAGTAAGTGCAGCAAGTATCTTGGCAAAAGTTAGCAGGGATAGACTAATGAGAGCTTGGGATAAAATTTACCCCTCATACGGATACGCTCTACATAAAGGATATGGAACAAAAGCGCACATTAATGCGATACAAAATTTAGGAGAAAACGAACTTTTGCGAAAAAGTTTTACACTTAAAAAGGTCGAAAATTCGCTATTTGAAGATACCAGCCTTTATTGA
- a CDS encoding EAL domain-containing protein, whose protein sequence is MLRNVSSMGKFAFSSIIITAFVIMAMLECFNLAHIYSNYQNNISNLKEFFILQEKESIRKEVYETTSKIQSDYDRQYKNFIDAIKHKTLNALNAAREFHKISSSRDEFIKKMREDVTSEDEGYFVYDLSATPFIQSEFHSTKNVSTVVSNIVYNHIDITTTTKKGRNFISHAIVYEPAGVVIGYAKNLDEFNENFTNKTRDYIRSLSNGDSYIFIIDRKNNKIVSGDSEEIQDSSFSLFDEKRRQALYKIGSATRGGNEAFIAYKWLKQDKTITEKISFIKDINLLDWSIGTGIYLDDMHNYLDKQKNIFYSDFGSKLILFTFYLLVVVAVLYMLAVSAKKRVVTSFTTFADFFNNQTDLKRLETDKIKFQELKDIASNINKILDEKDELLDTKNQIQLALNKYKNSLETSNIVFKFNEKNLITFANSAFCDLIGYAKNELIGKPIRSIFIKERNNSKIKEVNEAVLRKSEWEGVLKAQKKNGEICHIKANVVPIETTDAKSKLNFLCICQDLTTFMEHQELMRTELQDPLTKLPTRQMLINKLSKQQGQLFVANFDILKFRQINEYYGLDIGDMVLSEVANIVRKLTKDKNLELYKLESNNFAIVGDKKHWKNDDFYKFCEKAIEYFKTNSVIVENNKFYIDLAFGISSDMQIMTSAIAKEQAKDMNQQIVVFEDKKDELAHNVVLTRAIQKAIEEDKIVLYKQAVIDNSTNTVSKYECLVRMVDDTNNVVLPIDFLAAAKKSNLYKEVTKIVIEKAFAYFAKNNENFGINLTIDDVMDGECLSQIKDQFRKHPGIGERLTIELTKNQEINDFDKINLFIDEVRKFGCKVAIDNFGTGYTNFEYLLKIKTDFIKIDGSIIKNIDHDEHARKIVKLMIELAKTLGIQTVAKYVHSSDVSKMVNSIGVDASQGFYFDMPKPLGA, encoded by the coding sequence TTGTTAAGAAATGTATCTTCAATGGGGAAATTTGCCTTTTCCTCGATAATCATCACCGCATTTGTCATTATGGCGATGCTTGAATGTTTTAACCTGGCTCATATTTATTCAAATTATCAAAATAATATATCAAATTTAAAAGAATTTTTTATACTACAAGAGAAAGAATCAATCCGCAAAGAGGTATATGAAACAACAAGTAAAATACAAAGCGACTACGACAGGCAGTATAAAAATTTTATAGACGCAATCAAACATAAAACCCTAAACGCGCTAAATGCAGCTAGAGAATTTCATAAAATTTCATCAAGCAGAGACGAATTTATAAAAAAAATGAGAGAGGATGTGACCAGCGAAGACGAAGGGTATTTTGTATATGACCTTAGTGCAACGCCTTTCATACAAAGCGAATTTCATTCGACAAAAAACGTCAGCACGGTCGTTTCAAATATCGTCTATAACCATATCGATATAACCACAACCACAAAAAAAGGACGTAACTTCATAAGCCACGCTATCGTCTATGAGCCGGCAGGCGTCGTCATAGGATATGCGAAAAATTTGGATGAATTTAATGAAAATTTCACAAATAAAACAAGAGACTACATCCGTTCGTTATCAAACGGAGATAGCTATATCTTCATCATCGATAGGAAAAACAACAAAATAGTTAGCGGCGACTCAGAAGAGATACAAGATAGTAGCTTTAGCTTATTTGACGAAAAACGCAGACAGGCCCTATACAAAATAGGCAGCGCTACAAGAGGCGGTAACGAGGCATTTATAGCCTACAAATGGCTAAAGCAGGACAAAACAATAACTGAAAAAATATCTTTCATCAAAGATATAAATTTACTAGACTGGTCGATCGGCACAGGGATATACCTGGACGATATGCATAACTACTTAGATAAACAAAAAAATATCTTTTATAGCGACTTTGGCTCAAAACTTATACTGTTTACCTTTTATCTTTTGGTCGTTGTTGCCGTGCTTTATATGCTAGCAGTTAGCGCAAAAAAGAGAGTAGTAACGTCATTTACCACTTTTGCAGACTTTTTTAACAACCAAACCGACTTAAAACGCCTTGAAACGGACAAGATAAAATTTCAAGAACTAAAAGACATAGCAAGCAATATCAATAAAATTTTAGATGAAAAAGATGAGTTGCTTGATACGAAAAACCAAATACAACTTGCCTTAAATAAATACAAAAATTCACTCGAGACATCAAATATCGTCTTTAAATTTAACGAGAAAAACCTCATAACATTTGCAAACAGCGCATTTTGTGACTTGATCGGTTACGCAAAAAATGAACTCATCGGCAAACCGATTAGAAGTATCTTTATAAAAGAGAGAAACAACAGCAAGATAAAAGAGGTAAACGAAGCCGTCTTAAGAAAGAGCGAGTGGGAAGGCGTCCTAAAAGCACAAAAGAAAAACGGCGAGATATGCCATATCAAAGCAAATGTAGTGCCGATAGAAACTACAGACGCAAAAAGCAAGCTTAACTTTTTATGCATCTGCCAAGATCTTACGACGTTCATGGAGCATCAAGAACTTATGCGAACTGAGCTACAAGACCCGCTAACAAAACTGCCTACAAGGCAAATGCTTATTAACAAACTATCAAAGCAGCAAGGTCAGTTGTTTGTAGCAAATTTTGATATATTAAAATTTAGACAGATAAACGAATACTACGGTCTTGACATAGGAGATATGGTTTTAAGTGAGGTCGCAAATATAGTTAGAAAACTAACAAAAGATAAAAATTTAGAGCTTTATAAACTAGAAAGTAACAACTTCGCCATAGTAGGAGATAAAAAGCACTGGAAAAACGATGACTTTTACAAATTCTGCGAAAAAGCCATAGAGTATTTTAAGACAAATTCCGTCATCGTAGAAAACAATAAATTTTATATCGATCTAGCCTTTGGTATATCTTCGGATATGCAGATCATGACATCAGCTATCGCAAAAGAACAAGCTAAAGATATGAACCAACAGATAGTAGTATTTGAAGATAAAAAGGACGAGCTAGCGCACAATGTCGTCCTAACTAGAGCCATACAAAAAGCCATAGAAGAAGACAAAATAGTGCTATATAAACAAGCAGTGATCGATAATAGCACAAATACTGTATCAAAATACGAATGTCTTGTTAGGATGGTAGACGACACAAATAACGTTGTTCTTCCGATAGACTTCCTTGCCGCTGCCAAAAAGTCAAATTTATACAAAGAGGTAACAAAGATCGTCATCGAAAAGGCATTTGCGTATTTTGCAAAAAATAACGAAAATTTCGGTATCAACCTAACGATAGATGACGTGATGGATGGTGAATGCCTATCGCAGATCAAAGATCAATTTAGAAAACATCCCGGCATAGGTGAGCGTTTAACTATAGAGCTTACAAAAAATCAAGAGATAAACGACTTTGATAAGATAAATTTATTTATCGACGAGGTTCGCAAATTTGGTTGTAAAGTCGCGATAGATAACTTCGGTACAGGATATACAAATTTCGAATATCTTCTAAAGATCAAAACAGACTTTATCAAGATCGATGGTTCTATCATAAAAAATATCGACCACGACGAGCACGCAAGAAAAATCGTCAAGCTAATGATAGAGCTTGCTAAAACACTTGGCATACAAACGGTTGCCAAATACGTGCACTCAAGCGATGTAAGCAAAATGGTAAATTCTATCGGTGTAGATGCCTCTCAAGGTTTTTACTTTGACATGCCAAAACCACTTGGAGCATAA
- a CDS encoding bile acid:sodium symporter family protein, with product MKALIFPILAIISSALACFMPEIFVGYKGHIITLLVIIMLGMGMTLTFNDFRDIFYKKSALGIGITLQFVVMPIVALGVSMMFGLENELMVGMMLVGTSAGGTASNVITYIAKGDLALSVSMTLCSTLLSIVLMPFLTWLYIGQKVPVPAIDMLIDLIKITLVPLTIGICLNTFAHKFIQKIQKVMPTISMGAIILIIAIIVAANNANIQKVGLLVVLAVMIHNCSGLLFGYFGAKICGFSEKIARTIAIEVGMQNSGLSVALAIKYFSGLSALPGAIFSIWHNISGALLASFWASKTNLAQKSSIKATLL from the coding sequence ATGAAAGCGTTAATTTTCCCCATACTAGCTATTATTTCATCAGCACTTGCCTGTTTTATGCCTGAAATTTTTGTAGGCTACAAAGGTCACATTATCACTCTTTTAGTTATTATCATGCTTGGCATGGGTATGACACTCACGTTTAATGACTTTAGAGATATATTTTATAAAAAGTCTGCCCTAGGCATCGGTATAACCCTTCAGTTTGTCGTAATGCCTATTGTCGCACTTGGCGTCTCCATGATGTTTGGACTAGAAAACGAGCTTATGGTTGGGATGATGCTAGTTGGCACTAGCGCAGGAGGCACAGCCTCAAATGTTATAACCTATATCGCAAAAGGAGACCTAGCCCTATCCGTAAGCATGACACTTTGCTCTACTCTGCTCTCTATCGTTTTGATGCCGTTTTTAACCTGGCTTTATATCGGGCAAAAAGTTCCTGTTCCTGCCATAGATATGTTAATAGATCTTATTAAAATAACACTTGTTCCACTAACGATAGGAATTTGTTTAAACACATTTGCCCACAAATTTATACAAAAAATTCAAAAAGTAATGCCTACTATTTCAATGGGCGCGATCATACTCATCATCGCGATAATTGTTGCGGCAAATAATGCAAATATCCAAAAAGTAGGACTTTTAGTAGTTTTAGCGGTCATGATACATAACTGCTCTGGGCTTTTGTTTGGCTACTTTGGAGCAAAAATTTGTGGTTTTAGCGAAAAGATAGCACGAACGATCGCTATTGAAGTAGGTATGCAAAACTCAGGGCTTAGCGTAGCCCTTGCCATAAAATATTTTTCAGGACTTAGCGCATTGCCAGGAGCTATATTTAGCATATGGCATAATATCTCGGGCGCTCTACTGGCTAGCTTTTGGGCTAGCAAAACTAACCTAGCACAAAAGAGTAGCATTAAAGCTACCCTTTTGTAG
- a CDS encoding protein-L-isoaspartate(D-aspartate) O-methyltransferase, which translates to MNALEEIKCKNLADDIADEIMLTPKLYRAICNTPREIFSPVGAHAYSLNAQPIAGNQWISSPLTVAKMTSALECENIDNVLEIGCGSGYQAAILSNLAHRVFSVERIEKLAMQAKKRFETLKIRNVHVRYDDGNNGWKSYAPYDRILLSAATDEVPQTLFNQLKSGGILVAPIKKADKQYIVQYKKDSDANISEHIFDECLFVSLLTGRE; encoded by the coding sequence TTGAACGCATTAGAAGAGATAAAATGTAAAAATTTAGCCGATGATATAGCTGATGAGATAATGCTTACACCAAAGCTTTATAGGGCTATTTGTAACACCCCAAGGGAGATATTTTCTCCTGTTGGCGCACATGCGTATTCACTTAATGCCCAACCTATCGCAGGTAATCAATGGATAAGCTCACCGCTAACCGTGGCAAAGATGACAAGCGCACTTGAGTGTGAAAATATCGATAATGTGCTTGAGATAGGCTGTGGAAGCGGTTATCAAGCTGCTATACTTTCAAACCTTGCTCACCGCGTCTTTAGTGTAGAGCGTATCGAAAAACTAGCCATGCAGGCAAAAAAACGTTTTGAAACGCTAAAGATCAGAAATGTTCATGTAAGATATGACGACGGTAATAACGGCTGGAAAAGCTATGCTCCATATGATAGAATTCTTCTTTCTGCAGCAACCGACGAAGTGCCTCAAACCCTCTTTAACCAGCTTAAAAGCGGTGGAATTTTAGTGGCTCCTATAAAAAAAGCCGATAAACAATACATAGTCCAGTATAAAAAGGACTCTGATGCAAATATAAGTGAGCATATCTTTGACGAGTGTCTTTTTGTGTCTTTGCTAACAGGCAGAGAGTAA
- a CDS encoding carbon-nitrogen hydrolase family protein: protein MTSDQNLTELNLYPVTLSASNVQLRKLELMDKISQAPRNSLMLASELCVSGYDFDGFFAGANSAMLPQMLGSFDSILMEELQDALSEDKFLAFTHLKSIQKTDTTKEHEKVSARIFNEFVILNDTQVFHAQSKTKLFRPKLEYEKFSAADESEVKIFEFKGIKVGVLICFELRFIDLWQRLKSAEIILVPAMWGKERKEAFVLLCKALAMVNICYVVVASSLDLEFSGVFLPDGEFKKAQNLTEI from the coding sequence ATGACTTCTGATCAAAATTTAACGGAGTTAAATTTATATCCGGTAACGCTTAGTGCATCAAATGTTCAATTACGAAAGCTTGAGTTGATGGATAAAATCTCACAAGCCCCCAGAAATTCGCTAATGCTTGCAAGCGAGCTTTGTGTTAGCGGATATGATTTTGACGGATTTTTTGCAGGAGCAAATAGCGCCATGCTACCACAGATGTTAGGTAGCTTTGACTCTATCTTGATGGAGGAGTTGCAAGACGCTTTAAGCGAAGATAAATTTTTAGCCTTTACCCATCTAAAGAGCATACAAAAGACTGATACCACTAAAGAGCATGAAAAAGTATCTGCAAGGATATTTAATGAATTTGTTATCCTAAATGATACGCAAGTTTTTCACGCTCAATCCAAAACAAAACTCTTTCGTCCAAAATTGGAGTATGAAAAATTTAGTGCTGCCGATGAGAGCGAGGTAAAAATTTTTGAATTTAAAGGTATTAAGGTCGGAGTTTTGATCTGCTTTGAGCTTAGATTTATAGATCTTTGGCAAAGGCTTAAGAGTGCTGAGATCATCTTAGTCCCGGCTATGTGGGGCAAAGAGAGGAAAGAAGCTTTTGTGTTACTTTGCAAGGCATTAGCTATGGTAAATATTTGCTATGTCGTAGTTGCAAGTTCGCTTGATCTTGAGTTTAGTGGTGTTTTTTTACCGGATGGAGAATTCAAAAAAGCACAAAATTTGACAGAAATTTAA
- a CDS encoding ribonucleotide-diphosphate reductase subunit beta has protein sequence MNRKRIYNPSSNETLTDRRVFNGNPHGILNFTKAKYQWALKLWDLMEANTWFPKEVDTTDDVRDYAYNLTQAEKRMYDLVWSQLISMDSFQTNNLADNINPYITAPEINACLARQAYEEANHSKSYAVMVEAICDNTDLIYEMEKHDEVLREKNDYISSVYEELAGEVTDEKLLLAMVANQILEGIYFYSGFTAIYALARAGKMLGSAQMIRFIQRDEITHLLLFQNMINSVRTERPDLFTAEVEAKIYDMFEKAGNLEIKWGRYITQNQIMGLTDDIIEEYIHYLVDQRLVAIGLKRKYNAKHPIKWVDDFAKFNDQKSNFFESKVTNYSKGSLSFDDF, from the coding sequence ATGAATAGAAAACGAATTTATAATCCAAGTTCAAATGAAACCTTGACAGATCGTCGCGTATTTAACGGCAATCCGCACGGGATCTTAAATTTCACCAAGGCAAAGTATCAATGGGCGTTAAAGCTTTGGGACTTAATGGAGGCAAACACCTGGTTTCCAAAAGAAGTAGATACTACTGATGACGTGCGCGACTACGCCTACAACCTAACTCAGGCAGAAAAGCGCATGTATGACCTTGTTTGGAGCCAACTAATCTCCATGGATAGTTTCCAAACAAATAACCTTGCCGACAATATAAATCCATACATCACTGCTCCTGAGATCAACGCATGTCTAGCTCGCCAAGCATACGAAGAGGCAAACCACTCTAAGTCTTATGCTGTTATGGTTGAGGCGATATGTGATAATACCGACCTTATCTATGAGATGGAAAAGCACGACGAGGTTTTAAGGGAGAAAAATGACTATATCTCAAGCGTTTATGAGGAGTTAGCTGGCGAGGTAACGGATGAAAAGCTATTGCTTGCAATGGTGGCAAACCAAATTTTAGAGGGAATTTATTTTTATAGCGGATTTACGGCGATATATGCGCTTGCACGTGCCGGTAAAATGCTAGGCTCAGCCCAAATGATACGCTTTATCCAAAGAGATGAGATAACTCACTTACTACTTTTTCAAAACATGATAAACAGTGTTCGCACCGAGCGCCCAGACCTCTTTACGGCTGAAGTTGAAGCAAAAATTTATGACATGTTTGAAAAAGCCGGAAATTTAGAGATAAAATGGGGTAGATATATCACTCAAAATCAAATCATGGGTCTTACCGACGATATCATCGAAGAATACATCCATTATCTTGTAGATCAACGCTTGGTTGCTATTGGCTTAAAGCGCAAATACAATGCCAAACATCCGATAAAATGGGTTGATGACTTTGCTAAATTTAACGATCAAAAGTCAAATTTCTTTGAAAGCAAGGTCACAAACTACTCAAAGGGCAGCTTAAGTTTTGATGACTTCTGA
- a CDS encoding PepSY-associated TM helix domain-containing protein, whose translation MLFRRNKFVFNLHLLLSFLATLPLLIITLSAVFVQYQNEIIGVVNSSNLKVEPLDEKRLKPSEILENIIKKYEKIGFASMQISSLKDDALIARIQTTNSLQTLFINPYTGDIKEDKTRQVAQFMLMLHRNLALSFMQNDTARIAGKHIVAISTVSLVLLILSGIWLYMPLLRRGIKNAMSISFKSRGYAFLYKIHGVLGVWCALFLLIMALTGLYWSYGFIKNGVNKAFGLQTASMSHKHHKRAFNPLDSEKFKYIDEIYDDSNLRDTTLVVQGGIYSVRHDKGDERFFKVAKNGKLMEFSSEIKVEPNKNDSKFKTPRDVSRFVLSIHQGDVFGEVGRAIFSLVCILFCILTISGFMLTFKRINR comes from the coding sequence ATGCTTTTTAGGCGCAATAAATTTGTCTTTAATCTCCACTTGCTTTTGTCATTTCTTGCTACATTACCCTTGTTGATTATCACGCTTAGTGCAGTATTTGTCCAGTATCAAAATGAGATAATTGGCGTCGTAAATAGCTCAAATTTAAAGGTCGAGCCACTGGATGAAAAAAGGCTAAAGCCAAGTGAGATTTTAGAAAACATTATCAAAAAATATGAAAAAATAGGCTTTGCCAGCATGCAAATCTCAAGCCTTAAAGATGACGCATTAATAGCAAGAATTCAAACCACAAATTCCCTTCAAACACTTTTTATCAACCCCTACACGGGCGATATCAAAGAGGATAAGACTAGGCAAGTCGCGCAGTTTATGCTTATGCTTCATAGAAATTTAGCCCTTTCTTTTATGCAAAATGACACAGCAAGAATTGCCGGTAAACATATAGTTGCCATTAGCACGGTAAGCCTTGTGCTGTTGATATTAAGTGGAATTTGGCTTTATATGCCGCTGCTAAGACGCGGTATCAAAAATGCAATGAGCATAAGCTTTAAAAGTCGCGGATATGCGTTTTTATACAAGATACATGGTGTGCTTGGTGTGTGGTGTGCACTTTTTTTGCTCATAATGGCTTTAACAGGGCTTTACTGGTCTTACGGATTTATCAAAAATGGCGTAAACAAAGCATTTGGACTACAAACCGCAAGCATGAGCCACAAGCATCATAAAAGAGCTTTTAATCCGCTAGATAGCGAAAAATTTAAATATATCGATGAAATTTATGACGACTCAAATTTACGCGATACTACACTGGTTGTGCAAGGCGGTATTTATAGTGTGCGACATGATAAGGGTGATGAGAGATTTTTCAAGGTGGCTAAGAACGGAAAGCTGATGGAATTTAGTTCGGAGATAAAAGTCGAGCCAAACAAAAACGATAGCAAATTTAAAACTCCAAGAGATGTAAGTCGATTTGTGCTTAGCATTCATCAAGGAGATGTTTTTGGCGAGGTTGGAAGAGCTATATTTTCGCTTGTTTGTATTTTATTTTGTATTTTGACGATTAGTGGGTTTATGCTTACTTTTAAACGTATAAATAGATAA